The Candidatus Woesearchaeota archaeon DNA window GGCTTGTTGCACAGGAGCTTTCCCTGAAAAAGGAGAACAAGCTGAGCTCATACCTGAAAACAGAGGTAAAGGAGCTTTCAGTTAAAGAGGTTTTCAACAGCCTTTTGAAGATTTCAGGAACTGGGGGAAAGGGAAGCCAGGAGGGGAAGATTCAGATAATTTCCTCAATGCTGCAGCGCTCAAGCGACAATGAGGCAAAATACATTGTACGGCTGTGCCTTGGAACCCTTAGGTTAGGCGTTGCATCAATGACTATCCTTGACGCTCTTTCCATTGCATTTACGGGGAGCAAGGAAGGGAAGGAAATCCTGGAATCTGCCTACAACATCTCAAATGACATAGGATTAATTGCAAAGAAAATTTCAGAGGAAGGAATTGCTGGAGTCAAAAAGATTGGAATAAGCGTTGGAAGCCCGATAAAAATGATGCTTGCGCAGAGGGCAGAGAGCCTTGAAGTCATTCAGGAAAAGATGCCTGGAACTCTTGCAGCAGAGGAGAAATACGACGGCGAAAGGATGCAGGTGCACAAGCACAAGGGCAAAATCACAATCTACTCAAGAAGGCTTGAGAACATAACTGAGCAGTATCCTGATATCGCCGAGAGCGTGAGGAAAGGGATTAATGCAGATGAGTTCATAATTGAAGGGGAAGGGGTTGCTGTTGATGAAAAAGGAAAACTCCTTCCATTCCAGACAGTCATGCAGAGAAAAAGAAAATATGACATTGAGGAATACACAAAGAAAATTCCAGTATGCCTTTTCGTTTTTGATGTTCTTTATCTTGAGGGAAAAAGCCTTATGCAGAATCCCTACCCTGAAAGGAGAAAGGCAATTGAGGGAATCATTCAGGAAGATGAGAGGATTGCCCTTGCAAGAAGGATAGTAAGCGACAATCCTGATGAGATTGAGGAGTTCTTCCAGCAGTCCCTTGAGCGCGGATGCGAGGGGATAATTGCAAAGTCCTGCGCTGATAATTCAGTCTATCGTGCAGGAGGGAGGGAATGGCTCTGGATAAAATGGAAGAAGGATTACCTTGAAAAGATGCAGGACACCCTTGACTTAACAGTTGTAGGCGCATTTGCAGGAAGGGGAAGGCGCTCAGGAAGCTACGGCGCGCTGCTGTGCGCTTCTTACAATCCTAAAAATGACACTTTTGAAACCCTGTGCAAGCTCGGCGCAGGATTAAAGGATGAAACCCTTGACATTCTTCCCACAAAATTCAAAAATTATCTTATTCCAAAAAAGCATGCGCGGGTTAATTCAGACATGAAAGCTGACTATTGGTTCACCCCCGCTGTTGTTGTTGAGGTTTTAGGCGCTGAGATAACAAAAAGTCCCATACATACGTGCGCGAGAGAAGAGCTGGGGAAGGGGCTTGCAGTGAGATTCCCAAGATTCCAGAACTTCAGGGAAAACAAGGAAGCTGAACAGGCAACAACCACAAAGGAAGTGATAGCCATGTTCAACAGCAATGTGAAGAAGGCAGAAGAGGAGATAAGAAAACAGGATAAGGAAGAGGAAAATTAATTATAAAAAAAATTGATTTAAAAAAAAAATTCTTTCTTTAGTATTTTATAATGCTGAAAACATCATATTTTCCCAGATTTTCCCTGCCCTTGAGCTCTTTAAGCTCAATCAGGAATGCACATCCGGCAATATTCCCTTTAAGCCTCTCAACAAGCTCAATTGCCGCTTTAACTGTTCCCCCTGTTGCCAAAAGGTCGTCAACAATCAGCACTTTATCCCCTTCTTTTATTGCATCCTCATGCATCTCAAATGCATCTGTGCTGTATTCTGTTGTGAAATCCTTTCTGATTTTATTATATGGGAGCTTTCCCGGCTTTCTGACAGGCACAAATGCTGCTTTGAGCTTGTAGGCAATGACTGAGCCGAAGATAAATCCGCGGGACTCTGCGCTTACAACAGCAGTTATCCCTTTACCCTTTGCAAACTTCAGCATCTTTGAGATTGCATAATTGAACGCAGCAGGATTCTGCAGCAAGGGCGTTATGTCCTTGAAAAGTATCCCCGGTTTCGGAAAATCAGGAACATCCCTGATTACTGACTTCAGTTCTGATTTTTTCATAAAAAAACACCTCTTAATTCACATCATGGCGTCTTTCAGCGCGCTGCTGCAGACGCATTTTCTCTCTTCCCTGACTTTCGGAATTGCCTTTGATAGAATTATCCTCACCTTTTCAATATTCTCCTTCATTGTCTTCAGGACATCAGTGTTTGCAACCGCATGCTTCTTCCATGCGTCATAATCAGTAACCATTGAGATGTTTGCATAGCAGATTTCAGATTCCCTTGCAAGAATAACCTCAGGAAACATTGTCATGTTTATTATATCCGCATTCCAGGAGCGAAAAACAGCTGACTCAGCTCTTGAGGAAAACCTTGGGCCCTCAATCACAACGCATGTCCCTTTTGGATGATACGGGATTGAGAGCTCCTCTGCTGTCTCAATGAGAATCTTTCTCATTTCAGGGCAGAACGGCTCTGCTGATGATACATGGCATACCTGCTGTCCGTCGTAGAAAGTGTTTTTCCTGAATTTTGTCAGGTCAATGAACTGGTCAGGGAAGACAAGCTCCCCCGGCTTAACATCCTCTTTCAATGAGCCAACAGCGCTTACTGAGAATATCCTTTTGACACCGAGCTCCTTCATAGCCCAGATGTTAGCCAGGTAATTCACATTAGAGGGATTGAGAATGTGCTTTTCTCCGTGCCTTGGAAGCACAATTATCTCTTTGCCATCAAGAATTCCTTTTGTGAGAAAATCAGAAGGCGCCCCGTATGGAGTGTGCATTTTCAGCTTTTCC harbors:
- the mtnP gene encoding S-methyl-5'-thioadenosine phosphorylase, translated to MDKKVLRIGIIGGTGVYDPNILKSVEKLKMHTPYGAPSDFLTKGILDGKEIIVLPRHGEKHILNPSNVNYLANIWAMKELGVKRIFSVSAVGSLKEDVKPGELVFPDQFIDLTKFRKNTFYDGQQVCHVSSAEPFCPEMRKILIETAEELSIPYHPKGTCVVIEGPRFSSRAESAVFRSWNADIINMTMFPEVILARESEICYANISMVTDYDAWKKHAVANTDVLKTMKENIEKVRIILSKAIPKVREERKCVCSSALKDAMM
- a CDS encoding adenine phosphoribosyltransferase: MKKSELKSVIRDVPDFPKPGILFKDITPLLQNPAAFNYAISKMLKFAKGKGITAVVSAESRGFIFGSVIAYKLKAAFVPVRKPGKLPYNKIRKDFTTEYSTDAFEMHEDAIKEGDKVLIVDDLLATGGTVKAAIELVERLKGNIAGCAFLIELKELKGRENLGKYDVFSIIKY
- a CDS encoding ATP-dependent DNA ligase; this translates as LVAQELSLKKENKLSSYLKTEVKELSVKEVFNSLLKISGTGGKGSQEGKIQIISSMLQRSSDNEAKYIVRLCLGTLRLGVASMTILDALSIAFTGSKEGKEILESAYNISNDIGLIAKKISEEGIAGVKKIGISVGSPIKMMLAQRAESLEVIQEKMPGTLAAEEKYDGERMQVHKHKGKITIYSRRLENITEQYPDIAESVRKGINADEFIIEGEGVAVDEKGKLLPFQTVMQRKRKYDIEEYTKKIPVCLFVFDVLYLEGKSLMQNPYPERRKAIEGIIQEDERIALARRIVSDNPDEIEEFFQQSLERGCEGIIAKSCADNSVYRAGGREWLWIKWKKDYLEKMQDTLDLTVVGAFAGRGRRSGSYGALLCASYNPKNDTFETLCKLGAGLKDETLDILPTKFKNYLIPKKHARVNSDMKADYWFTPAVVVEVLGAEITKSPIHTCAREELGKGLAVRFPRFQNFRENKEAEQATTTKEVIAMFNSNVKKAEEEIRKQDKEEEN